Below is a genomic region from Anoplopoma fimbria isolate UVic2021 breed Golden Eagle Sablefish chromosome 20, Afim_UVic_2022, whole genome shotgun sequence.
CATCCTCCTGCATAGCTTTTCAGCAGACCATTTCCAGCCCCGTTGGGTCTCACTCGGCCATCTGGGAGTCATATGACTGACTGCTCCTTGAGATCCGAGTTTGGCCCACATTCCTTCTGAACTCCAGTGCCAAAGTTCACTTTAGATTTGCGAGCATGTCTCACTCCACCTAGTGGTTTCATTTAAGTTGTTACCCCATCAGTAGCTCAAACAGaaccatcttttcttttttcttttttttattattctttaatcGAGCTTGATTCGAGTAATATGTTAATATTAGACCTACTTGCTAATAAAGTTTGTTGGCCTGCTTTTGctaatgaaacaaaacaataaacccaGGACTAGTTGGTTAACAAGTTGTTAAATGGATCTCCTAAATCAACTCTGGGGTACAATATCATAGGCCTATATGGGAAATAAGCAAgagaaaaggtaaaataaataatttagttgCCAAGCAGGTCATggcctttttttccaaattgaAGGTCTAATGATATAATAGACTGCCATATGTTGTACAGAGAACAAAAACACCTTTGATCAAAGTCTGAGCTAAAATTGACGTGACTGTGTTCTTGATGTATGACATATGCTGATGCAACTATCAAAATATATTCCTTAATCCATAATCCTCACGGGTATGAGAGCAGTATTATTCTCAGCTGCAAGaaacacattacaaacactGTGTGAAGAGCTTTAAAAGATATAGGCTAGCATTTATTCATGTCTATCTTTTAATATTAATGGCATTGTGTACATTGAAAGGGTTATTGATCTCTGTAGTCCTCCTGTCCATACTGGCTGCGGTCCCTTCCTACACTGATCTAATGGAAGTGAAGGGGACAAACTCAGAATACACCGTCAGTGCGTTCTAAAGTTTATATGAGGCTTTCGACAAATCAGTTTGGTATCTCTCTTTTTAGAATGAAACTCCTCCTTTGTGCTTTCATGGCCTTTGTTTCACCAGCAGGGGGTtagaaacacaaagagggaattTGGTGCTAAAAGACTGTAACTTTGAAAGATAAATTGATTTCTCTCACTAAGAGACGCATCAGACAGTTTGAGCCTGCTGACTGCTTAGCAACCTTTATGGCCAGCATAAGGAACAATTACAGCAAACAATAACACTATCGGACATGTCATGGTTAGATTAcccttgaaaaaatgtaaacctaTCCTTTAATTTTGTtacaaacatgatttttttttcaatttcaacgCTCATACCTGACATTATTGAAACTAGTCAGTGGAGCAGAGAGGACACTTTACTATTTGTAGGAAAGCATATGGACGACGCCTCTATTTTGTGAAATCTTGCACTTGTTAGCCTATGCTGTTGTAACACTGATGTGGTAACATACAAACAGTTTTCACACCTCTGAGCGATGTTATCAGGGTAAAAATAGAGacgtttttttgtaatttgatgTTTAGTGGTTCTGTGTACTTGTTTTCCCTGAAACTAGTAGAGCAAGTCTCAACACTTTTCAATGTTGTATCCGCTGCATTAGTGATGTTGAACTTAACCCCTTacaccttttttgttttatgactgTACACGTTATGGTTTATTCTAAAACTCAATagagataaaacagaaaaacagaattgTTGGTCACTCAGAGAAGTGTAAATAGACACTTAAacgttcaattcaattcaattcagtttattttgtatagcccagaatcacaaattacaaatttgcctcagagggctttacaatctgtacacatgagacatcctctgtccttccctcacattcacaggaaaaactcccctaaaaaacccctttaacagggagaaaaaaggaagaaacctctgggagaacgacagaggagggatccttctcccaggatggacagaatgcaatagatgtcatgtgtacagaatgagcagcataacagagatacaacacattcaatgtatatgacataaatgattcatataataagactacttataataacagcagcaattattacagtagaattatagccatgaaaatagtgatagtaatgtgactaataataataatggaagtagcagtgggtgtcagtcggctcacagcaggaggcacgactacggtccaggtaccacaacgattcatggaaacctgcagaacgagaaagcaaaaagggcttcagggtggaagtaaagctaaaaatgcttaatggtacaggtaatagtaatagtaatgtgactagtaataataatggtggtagcagtcggtgtcagcagggccgtagcaggatgcacatccacggtccaggtacagccacgatttatagaagcctgcgaagcgagaaagcacaaagactccagggtagaagcaagtcaataagcgtaatagtagaggcaataataatagtaatgtgactaataatgatagtggtagtagtagtgggtgtcagcagggcctcagcaggtggcacgatgacagtccaaatataaccccgattcctgggaacctgcgaggcgagaaagcacaagaactccggggaagaagcaaaatcagtaatgtgcataaataggagattaatacataaagagggagtgagggaagaggagagaggagctcagcgtatcctaggtagtcccccggctgtctaggcatatagcagcatatctaggggctggaccaaggcgaacctgaaccagccctaactataagcgctatcaaaaaggaaggtcttaagcctgctcttgaaagtggtgagtgtgtctgccccccggactgaaactggaacctggttccacagaagaggagcctgataactgaaggctctggctcccatcctacttttatatactctaggaaccacaagtaaccctgcattgattgagcgcagctcaaCGTCAAGTGAATATCATAATTTATGTCCCCTCAATGAGAAAGTCATACCAGGGTCACTGTTATTTTTTCTGACccaacttcttctttttcaagTCATGCTGAACAGGAAACACGCCCAACCATTTCACATCAATGTTTAGATGTAATACACATCGGCAGAGCACAACAGAGCCTTGCAACCTCTTCTGGGCGGTTTAACTCCAGAACTTTGTACTATGTAAGCTACCAGATGTGATAGACACAGCTGAAACAAGATGTTGGTTGACCTCAGAATGTATTCCTTTGATCAGATGAAGCTGATGGACCTGATTGATCTTACTCTCCTATTGATCCTGGCGTCTAATGCAAAAGGTGGGTGACATATTAAGTctgtgttgtttaacattttttctcATCAAGTATGcactttaataaatataaattctgGTTTGGTTTTGAACCTAGGTGAAAGCTGGAATATTAGTGTTGAAAGACAGATCACTCTGACCTTGGGTTCAAACGTTTCCATACAATGTATGTTTACCGTTCCGGATGAACGCCGCACTAAAAGTGTTGAAGTTTACTGGAAAAAGAATGAGAGAAGCAACTTTAATACCTTTGACAACGACCACAATGCATTTGTATTTCACCCGAATAACACGTATGTGTTGGAGAAGTACAGAGGAAAGACCGAGCTCATTGGAAATAAAAGCGAAGGAAACTGCTCCCTCAAGATCTTTAACGTCATGGATAATGTTCAAAACATCTATGTGAGAGTTATCGCAAAGGGGGACAACTACAGTTTTAAGGCGCATTCTGTCTCCATTGATGTGCTTGGTAAGActttcagtaaaacatttttttatttgaattgtttaTATGTCATGAATCCAtttgaataaagtaaaattaaatgtttctcCCACAGGTCCTGGTGTTTCACCAGGCACTCGTCAACCAGGTATAACTCgttgttttttattctctcaTTCACATATACTTTGTTTCTGTGCTCCTCAATTTGCTAATAGGCtgtttaatatttctatttctatgtcAGAAAAAGTAGGTTAATGatgacaaagaaaactgatttatttttttagatatcATAACTATAAGGCCcacctttaaaacaacaacaagtaaGTTTTCACAGTTTGATATTTAATATGTCTAAATATGTAATTCAGTTTCGTTTATTAATGAGATTACTGTCTCAACAGTGGATCCAACAATGAATACGACCCAGGGGGCTACACCACTAAGGCAAATGGCCATTGCTGGACCGGTTGTTGCAATTCTGatcatcatttttgttattggAATAGTCTTTGCCATCAAACACAAAAGGTAActtatttttaagtaatttgtagtttttgtttcatGACTGATCGTTGTGCTTTACTTACGTAAATCATAAACTCACCTTtcactcaaaaatgtgttttcctttttttctgcttactTCACTCCGATGTTCGACCCTCACTGTGCAAACAGATGCATGTGCAGAATTTGTCATTAGAAGGCTACTTTCTCACTCAAATGCTGAAGGGAAAAGTTTGTCTACCCATCTTCAATCTGAGTTTAAAGCGAGCACAAATGATCCAAAGCAGAGTATTGTCATGTCCTAAAACATGTCTGGAGGGGGgctttttaatgtgttgtaaGAATATCCTTATACAAACAGATGAAAGGCTAATatctttttgaatattttcacagGTCAGAATCTTTTACCAGGGAAGGTTCTGGATATTATGCAAATTTTAGCAGAGCTAACAAATTGAAAAGGTTTGTTTCTTGATACATTTGTGAAATCAAAATAGAATGTAGACTCTTTTTTTGTTACTGTGCATGAGCAATACAAGAAGGAAAGTTTAATACTTTTCTCATGACGACTTTTGACTGTGAAAACGGTTGTTCTACCAGATATGTTAATTGCTGACATAATGACACATTTCTGATCACCTGTCACTCAAGTTGGAAACCAACCTggtctcttttgtcttttcagagAAGCACCTTGCAAAGAGCCAGAGAACAATAAACTTTCTGAATTGAAGGCCATTGATGAACCTGTCTACATCAA
It encodes:
- the LOC129110154 gene encoding uncharacterized protein LOC129110154 — encoded protein: MLVDLRMYSFDQMKLMDLIDLTLLLILASNAKGESWNISVERQITLTLGSNVSIQCMFTVPDERRTKSVEVYWKKNERSNFNTFDNDHNAFVFHPNNTYVLEKYRGKTELIGNKSEGNCSLKIFNVMDNVQNIYVRVIAKGDNYSFKAHSVSIDVLGPGVSPGTRQPDIITIRPTFKTTTMDPTMNTTQGATPLRQMAIAGPVVAILIIIFVIGIVFAIKHKRSESFTREGSGYYANFSRANKLKREAPCKEPENNKLSELKAIDEPVYINIEASPGQMDQSTDHTDSIYANVDYSKL